A stretch of Ranitomeya variabilis isolate aRanVar5 chromosome 3, aRanVar5.hap1, whole genome shotgun sequence DNA encodes these proteins:
- the LOC143817659 gene encoding olfactory receptor class A-like protein 1 has protein sequence MLDIYLVIKAFGFFMMIVIGIPGNLLILLKFTFIRINEKKLLATNTILMTFVVMNLLIAISRIIPQFLHALGITNLMDDTRCQIFLYTYRVSRAMSICITSLLSCHQCILIAPSAKHWIYFKQKMTHNVLTIIIIILYCNLVIHYSALKYAQSNFNTTTSIYSLHLIYCDMDYQTYYTYIINGAIVVFRDFLFVGLMAIASSYIVYRLVHHGISIKGIHSSDRGQGRTAEYKASRAVIILVILYVALFGLENVTWIYTLTLTNVTTNMSEARIISSCSYSALSPIVIICSNPKLKQCSKYFQMRNLLSWKKQNIMERNN, from the coding sequence aTGTTGGATATCTACCTTGTAATTAAGGCCTTTGGCTTTTTCATGATGATAGTGATTGGAATTCCGGGAAATCTCTTAATTTTATTAAAGTTTACCTTCATCAGAATAAACGAGAAGAAACTTTTAGCAACAAACACAATTCTCATGACATTCGTTGTTATGAATCTCCTTATAGCAATATCACGGATCATCCCCCAGTTCCTTCATGCTTTAGGCATAACAAACCTAATGGATGACACAAGATGCCAGATTTTTCTATATACATACCGAGTGAGCAGGGCCATGTCTATCTGCATCACCAGCCTCCTCAGCTGCCATCAATGTATACTTATCGCCCCATCAGCCAAACACTGGATATATTTCAAGCAGAAAATGACACACAATGTTCTgacaattattataattattttgtaCTGCAATCTAGTTATACATTACTCTGCTCTTAAGTATGCACAGTCTAACTTCAATACTACAACCTCTATTTACTCACTACACTTAATTTATTGTGATATGGACTATCAGACTTATTATACCTATATTATTAATGGAGCAATAGTTGTATTTAGAGATTTTTTGTTTGTAGGGTTGATGGCGATAGCAAGCAGTTACATTGTGTACCGATTAGTTCATCATGGGATATCAATCAAAGGGATTCACAGCTCAGACAGAGGCCAAGGAAGGACTGCAGAATACAAAGCTTCCAGAGCTGTCATCATATTGGTTATTTTGTATGTAGCACTTTTTGGACTTGAAAATGTCACGTGGATCTACACTTTGACATTGACCAATGTGACAACCAACATGAGTGAAGCCAGGATAATTTCTTCTTGCTCCTATTCAGCCTTGAGTCCTATTGTAATTATCTGTAGCAATCCTAAACTCAAGCAGTGTAGCAAATATTTTCAGATGAGAAATTTGCTATCATGGAAGAAGCAAAATATTATGGAAAGGAATAATTAA